In a single window of the Terrirubrum flagellatum genome:
- a CDS encoding LysR family transcriptional regulator yields MKASLSELEAVAAVARHGGFRAAARELGASPSSVSQAISALEERLAVRLFNRTTRSVALSKAGERFVSEVAPALATIEAAVTNAGEQSGKLTGTLRLNMSPGAARMLMEPIILEYGRRHPTVEIDIVTDNALIDIVAQGFDAGVRLTEAVPADMVAAPIFPTLRSLVVGCPAYFEGRTRPIVPGDLLAHSCVRYRMASGRLYRWEFERHGESLLIDAPGTLTLDDSELLLNAALGGAGLAYVSEFSAAPHIAAGRLLAVLEEWTPPYPGVSLYFAQRRHMPARLRALIQVISDRNRELRHVEGAQQKRSRLTPEARVRNRRA; encoded by the coding sequence ATGAAGGCAAGTCTGAGCGAATTGGAGGCCGTCGCCGCCGTGGCGCGTCATGGCGGGTTCCGGGCCGCTGCACGCGAGCTTGGCGCGTCCCCGTCCTCGGTGAGCCAGGCGATCTCGGCGCTGGAGGAACGGCTCGCCGTCCGGCTGTTCAATCGCACCACGCGCAGCGTCGCGCTCTCTAAGGCGGGCGAACGGTTCGTATCGGAAGTCGCGCCCGCGCTGGCGACGATTGAAGCCGCCGTGACGAATGCGGGAGAGCAATCAGGCAAGCTCACGGGAACGCTGAGACTCAACATGTCGCCAGGCGCAGCGCGCATGCTGATGGAGCCGATCATCCTGGAATATGGCCGGCGCCATCCGACAGTCGAGATCGACATCGTCACTGACAACGCGCTGATCGATATTGTCGCTCAAGGTTTCGACGCCGGCGTGCGTCTCACCGAAGCCGTTCCGGCCGACATGGTCGCCGCGCCCATTTTCCCGACGCTGCGATCGCTTGTCGTGGGATGTCCGGCTTATTTTGAAGGGCGGACGCGACCGATCGTTCCCGGCGATTTGCTTGCGCATTCCTGCGTGCGTTACCGCATGGCGAGCGGACGGCTCTATCGCTGGGAGTTCGAGCGGCATGGCGAGAGTCTGCTGATCGACGCGCCGGGGACTTTGACGCTCGATGACAGCGAATTGCTGTTGAACGCGGCGCTCGGCGGCGCAGGCCTCGCCTATGTCAGTGAGTTCTCCGCCGCGCCGCACATCGCCGCGGGACGGCTGCTCGCGGTGCTTGAAGAGTGGACGCCGCCCTATCCTGGCGTCAGCCTCTATTTCGCGCAGCGCCGGCACATGCCAGCGCGGCTTCGCGCGCTCATTCAGGTCATCAGCGACCGGAATCGGGAGCTCCGCCACGTCGAAGGCGCTCAGCAAAAGCGATCGCGCCTTACGCCTGAGGCTCGCGTCCGAAACAGGCGCGCTTGA
- a CDS encoding aldehyde dehydrogenase family protein — translation MRIIDQIYIGGGFDRPHGSEEAPLFNPATEQQIGVVRLGDEEDVERAVAAAKRAFPAFSRTSKAERIDMLHRLNAAVSRRADELADAMREEYGAPQGFVKFAAPRAGSVFLDMAKTLETYEFRRRIGRAEVEMRPAGVAAAITPWNSNYGFICSKLATAVAAGATIVIKPSEMSAIQTQILTECLHDANLPAGVFNIVNGYGGVVGAALTSHRDIAKITFTGSTATGRAILQAASGAMKRVTLELGGKSPNIILDDADLDAAIPQALAAGFINSGQACIAGTRILAPADRLDEIQARLAKAIGAFKAGDPHDPEVRIGPMVSRKQWDRVQSYIRLGQEEGAKLLAGGEGRPEGVDRGWFVRPTLFSDVCNDMRIAREEIFGPVLCIIPYRDEKHAIEIANDTDYGLQAYVFSSDHKRARRVAEELEAGRVAINGAAHEPLAPFGGFKQSGIGREFGVFGLEAFLEPRTLLV, via the coding sequence ATGCGCATCATCGATCAGATCTACATCGGGGGCGGCTTCGACCGGCCGCATGGAAGCGAGGAAGCGCCGCTCTTCAATCCGGCGACCGAACAGCAGATTGGCGTCGTCCGCCTCGGCGATGAGGAGGATGTCGAACGCGCCGTCGCTGCCGCTAAGCGCGCCTTTCCGGCTTTCTCCCGCACAAGCAAGGCGGAGCGGATCGACATGCTCCACCGGCTTAACGCCGCTGTGTCGCGGCGCGCCGATGAGCTCGCGGACGCGATGCGCGAGGAATATGGCGCGCCGCAAGGCTTCGTGAAATTCGCTGCGCCTCGCGCCGGGTCGGTTTTTCTCGACATGGCGAAAACGCTCGAGACCTATGAGTTTCGCCGTCGCATAGGGAGGGCCGAGGTCGAGATGCGGCCGGCGGGCGTCGCAGCCGCCATCACGCCGTGGAACAGCAATTACGGCTTCATTTGCTCGAAACTGGCGACGGCCGTTGCCGCCGGCGCGACGATTGTGATCAAGCCGTCGGAGATGAGCGCCATCCAGACGCAGATTCTTACGGAATGCCTGCATGACGCCAATCTTCCCGCCGGCGTGTTCAACATCGTCAATGGTTATGGTGGGGTTGTCGGAGCGGCGCTTACTTCCCATCGCGATATCGCGAAGATCACCTTCACCGGATCGACCGCGACGGGCCGCGCGATCCTGCAAGCCGCCTCCGGCGCGATGAAGCGGGTGACGCTCGAACTCGGCGGCAAGAGCCCCAACATCATTCTCGATGACGCCGACCTTGATGCGGCCATTCCGCAAGCGCTCGCCGCAGGCTTCATCAATAGCGGGCAGGCCTGCATCGCAGGAACGCGCATTCTTGCTCCTGCGGATCGTCTCGACGAAATACAGGCGCGACTGGCGAAAGCGATCGGCGCATTCAAGGCTGGCGATCCGCACGATCCCGAAGTTCGCATCGGCCCGATGGTCAGCCGGAAGCAATGGGATCGCGTCCAGTCCTACATCCGCCTTGGCCAGGAAGAGGGCGCGAAGTTGCTGGCTGGCGGCGAGGGGCGGCCCGAGGGTGTCGATCGTGGCTGGTTTGTCCGCCCGACGTTGTTCTCGGATGTCTGCAACGACATGCGCATCGCGCGCGAAGAGATTTTCGGCCCGGTGCTTTGCATCATTCCCTACCGCGACGAGAAACATGCGATCGAGATCGCCAATGACACCGACTACGGCCTTCAGGCCTATGTGTTCTCGTCGGATCACAAGAGGGCGAGGCGCGTCGCCGAGGAGCTGGAGGCGGGCCGCGTCGCAATCAACGGCGCTGCTCACGAACCGCTCGCGCCCTTTGGCGGCTTCAAGCAATCGGGGATCGGCCGTGAATTCGGCGTCTTCGGCCTGGAGGCGTTTCTGGAGCCGCGCACCTTGCTGGTCTAA
- a CDS encoding hydantoinase B/oxoprolinase family protein — MRRKADYDPIALGVQWDRLISIADEIVSTLVRASFSTNVRESYDLSCVIFDAAGRALAQGRYSVPSFTGTAQMTLQHLLAAHPAATLRPGDVLMTNDPWLGTGHLFDINVAQPIWRKGVIIGYVMSITHLPDIGGIGFSATAREIYEEGLRLPPAKFIREGVIDPVLRAIIETNVRVPQQTMGDIMANVACTTAGGRMVNELMDEYGVADLTPLADAILLSSERSLSEALRETPEGVYANRIDIEGVQEALTLACEVTIREGQAHIDLTGCSPSVGAAINVPLCYSRAMALHAIKCLMTPSIPNNEGSARPISMSAPEGCVLNAAPPSATGGRHIIGHFIQPLIFGALADALPEKAQADSGMLNLINVQGRNRRGEGVSSIFFASGGFGALKGIDGAATTPSPSNMTSTPVEVWEDITGLRVISKTLLADSGGAGQFRGGLGQRIEMINDTEFPMTISCLAGRTEFPPLGMLGGQPGARRRVEINGVEVHPKGRYILAPGDTIVTYEAGGGGYGDPRLRDAAVIRRDIEEGFVTRRAAPTNI; from the coding sequence ATGCGGCGCAAGGCAGATTACGATCCTATCGCGCTGGGCGTTCAATGGGATCGCCTCATCTCGATCGCCGACGAGATCGTCTCCACGCTGGTGCGCGCCTCGTTCTCGACGAATGTGCGAGAGAGCTACGACCTTTCCTGCGTGATCTTCGACGCCGCCGGGCGCGCGCTGGCGCAGGGACGCTACAGCGTCCCCTCCTTCACCGGCACGGCGCAGATGACGCTTCAGCATCTACTCGCGGCGCATCCTGCGGCGACGCTACGGCCCGGCGACGTGCTGATGACCAACGATCCCTGGCTTGGCACGGGCCATCTCTTCGACATCAACGTCGCGCAGCCAATCTGGAGGAAAGGCGTCATCATCGGCTATGTCATGAGCATTACGCACCTGCCTGACATTGGCGGCATCGGATTTTCCGCGACGGCGCGCGAAATATATGAGGAAGGACTCCGGCTTCCACCTGCAAAATTCATTCGCGAGGGCGTTATCGATCCGGTCTTGCGCGCCATCATCGAGACCAATGTCCGCGTCCCGCAGCAGACCATGGGCGACATCATGGCGAATGTCGCCTGCACGACCGCCGGCGGGCGCATGGTGAACGAGCTGATGGACGAATATGGCGTTGCTGATCTCACGCCGCTTGCGGATGCGATCCTGCTTTCGTCAGAGAGAAGCCTGTCCGAAGCGCTGCGCGAAACTCCCGAAGGAGTCTACGCCAATCGCATCGACATCGAGGGCGTTCAGGAGGCGCTAACGCTCGCCTGCGAGGTGACGATCCGGGAGGGGCAGGCGCATATCGATCTCACGGGATGCTCGCCGTCCGTCGGCGCTGCGATCAACGTGCCGCTCTGCTACAGCCGCGCCATGGCTCTGCACGCGATCAAGTGCCTGATGACACCGTCCATTCCGAATAACGAGGGATCGGCGCGCCCGATTTCCATGTCTGCGCCGGAAGGCTGCGTGCTCAACGCCGCCCCGCCAAGCGCAACCGGCGGCCGGCACATCATCGGCCATTTCATCCAGCCGCTGATCTTCGGGGCGCTCGCTGACGCGCTGCCGGAGAAGGCGCAAGCCGACAGCGGCATGCTCAACCTCATCAATGTGCAGGGACGCAACCGGCGCGGCGAAGGCGTATCAAGCATCTTCTTCGCATCGGGAGGATTCGGCGCGCTGAAAGGAATCGACGGCGCCGCGACAACTCCTTCGCCGTCCAATATGACCAGCACGCCGGTCGAGGTGTGGGAGGATATCACAGGCCTGCGTGTCATATCGAAGACGCTGCTGGCCGATAGCGGCGGCGCCGGCCAGTTCAGAGGTGGGCTCGGCCAGCGCATCGAGATGATCAACGACACCGAATTTCCGATGACGATCTCCTGCCTCGCGGGACGAACCGAATTTCCTCCGCTTGGGATGCTGGGCGGCCAACCCGGCGCGCGACGCCGCGTCGAGATCAACGGGGTAGAGGTCCATCCGAAGGGGCGCTACATCCTTGCGCCTGGCGATACGATTGTCACTTACGAGGCAGGCGGCGGCGGCTATGGCGATCCGCGCCTGCGCGACGCAGCCGTAATCAGGCGTGACATTGAAGAAGGATTCGTGACGCGGAGAGCAGCGCCGACAAACATTTGA
- a CDS encoding hydantoinase/oxoprolinase family protein, with translation MNSYRIGVDIGGTFTDFALFDDESQTARSHKRLTTPADPSEAVIEGCQHILRDAGLAMSDVLLVSHGTTLVTNAIIERKGAPIAMLVTRGFRDLLDMGQERRYDLFDLRLRFPEPVVSRALRFEINERIRHDGSELAPLSFDGVEAFLADAIATRGVEAVAICLLHSYADTANENALAAFIRDRFPDLKISTSASVFPFAREYPRWTTACLNAYVQPLVYRYLETLDKSLRALGFTGRLLIMGASGGSLTPELARQFPIRLLESGPAAGALMSARHARILGADHALSFDMGGTTAKGCLVRSGAPLKRYDFEVARVHEFKLGSGLPVKIPVLDMIEIGAGGGSIASIDARGLIAVGPRSAGADPGPACYGRGGRRPTLTDANLALGYLDAASFLGGEMQLEKSAAETALQEKIAGPLGIDIARAAWGIHEIISEDVARAFRVHASERGVDCRRCAMIVFGGSGPLHGARVARKLHMSRVICPVGSGIMSAFGLLSSPIAFEVARSRRLQLERDAQGELEQIISQLAADAKRMLEDAGASVDETRIETRLDLRYEGQGYEIEIAADRLDAAKLRAVFESEHRRVFGFDFAGRAIEIVNWKVEISGPASEAEIPHRLLIDRDAREALKGLRPAWSSDLQDFAPWPVYDRYAMPPGFTIEGPALIEERESTCVIHAGDRLIVDADLNLVIDVRL, from the coding sequence ATGAATTCCTATCGCATTGGCGTCGACATCGGCGGGACATTCACCGATTTCGCCCTGTTCGACGACGAAAGCCAAACGGCGCGCTCTCACAAGAGACTGACGACACCGGCCGACCCCTCAGAAGCCGTGATCGAAGGCTGCCAGCACATTCTGCGAGACGCCGGCCTCGCCATGAGCGACGTTTTGCTCGTCTCGCACGGTACGACGCTCGTCACGAATGCGATCATCGAGCGCAAGGGCGCGCCGATCGCGATGCTTGTCACCAGGGGCTTCCGCGATCTTCTCGATATGGGGCAGGAGCGCCGCTACGACCTGTTCGATCTCAGGCTGCGATTTCCCGAACCGGTCGTCTCACGCGCGCTCAGATTCGAAATCAATGAACGCATACGCCATGATGGTTCGGAACTGGCGCCGCTTTCCTTCGATGGCGTCGAGGCCTTTCTCGCGGATGCGATCGCGACGCGCGGCGTCGAGGCCGTCGCCATCTGCCTCTTGCACTCCTATGCCGATACGGCGAACGAAAATGCCCTTGCGGCCTTTATCCGGGATCGATTCCCCGATCTCAAGATTTCCACCTCCGCGTCAGTTTTTCCGTTCGCGCGCGAATATCCACGCTGGACCACGGCCTGTCTCAACGCCTATGTGCAGCCGCTGGTTTACCGCTATCTCGAAACGCTTGACAAGAGCCTTCGCGCGCTCGGTTTTACCGGCCGCCTCCTGATCATGGGCGCAAGCGGCGGATCTCTGACGCCGGAGCTTGCGCGCCAATTTCCAATCCGGCTTCTCGAATCGGGGCCCGCCGCAGGCGCGCTGATGTCCGCGAGACATGCGCGCATCCTTGGCGCCGACCACGCGCTCTCCTTCGATATGGGTGGGACGACGGCGAAGGGCTGTCTTGTGCGCTCCGGCGCGCCGTTGAAGCGGTATGATTTTGAAGTCGCGCGCGTGCATGAATTCAAGCTCGGCAGTGGACTGCCGGTCAAAATTCCCGTGCTCGACATGATCGAGATCGGCGCTGGAGGCGGCAGCATCGCTTCGATCGATGCGCGCGGCCTCATCGCCGTGGGGCCGCGCAGCGCCGGGGCCGATCCCGGCCCTGCCTGCTATGGGCGCGGCGGCCGGCGTCCGACGCTGACCGACGCCAATCTCGCGCTCGGTTATCTTGATGCGGCGTCGTTCCTCGGCGGAGAGATGCAGCTCGAAAAGTCAGCCGCTGAAACGGCGCTGCAGGAGAAAATCGCAGGGCCGCTCGGCATCGATATCGCGCGCGCCGCGTGGGGTATTCACGAAATCATCAGCGAGGATGTGGCGCGCGCCTTCCGCGTGCATGCGTCCGAACGCGGCGTCGATTGTCGGCGCTGCGCAATGATCGTTTTCGGCGGATCGGGGCCGCTGCATGGCGCGCGGGTCGCGCGCAAGCTTCACATGTCGCGGGTGATCTGCCCTGTCGGATCGGGAATCATGTCCGCGTTCGGGCTTCTCAGCAGCCCGATCGCGTTTGAGGTCGCGCGGTCGCGTCGGCTCCAGCTTGAGCGTGACGCGCAGGGCGAGCTTGAACAGATCATCTCTCAACTCGCCGCCGACGCAAAGCGCATGCTTGAAGACGCCGGCGCATCCGTGGACGAGACGAGGATCGAAACTCGCCTCGATCTGCGCTATGAAGGTCAGGGTTACGAGATCGAAATCGCCGCCGATCGACTCGATGCGGCCAAACTTCGCGCCGTCTTTGAAAGCGAGCATCGGCGCGTGTTCGGATTCGATTTCGCCGGCCGCGCTATCGAGATCGTCAACTGGAAAGTCGAGATATCTGGTCCCGCGTCCGAAGCGGAAATCCCCCATCGACTTCTGATCGATCGTGACGCGCGCGAGGCCCTTAAGGGCCTTCGCCCTGCGTGGTCGTCTGACCTGCAGGACTTCGCGCCATGGCCCGTCTATGACCGCTACGCCATGCCGCCGGGATTCACGATCGAAGGCCCTGCGCTGATCGAGGAGCGGGAATCGACCTGCGTCATCCACGCCGGCGACAGGCTCATCGTCGACGCCGATCTCAATCTCGTCATCGATGTGAGGCTGTAG
- a CDS encoding CocE/NonD family hydrolase — protein MSERNTHSGDAASVPIIVSHDVMIPMRDGVRLATDIYRPALPSGEPAPGPFPVILTRTSYDKSNPVMQVKPVGEFFARHGYAVAVQDLRGRGNSEDVGNYHHRANPLEGVDGYDTIEWLAAQRWSNGRVGMVGTSHSASVQNVAALTRPPHLAACWIDSSPTSAFDWEARRGGAMAMQMIPALFVHASDAPEIRDDAAAMARVEWGGMNLRAFLKSMPFKSGQTPLAAAPNLERILFRYTCDGVFNEFWAQETLHYKSRWDQFPDIPVVLSTGWYDLFTEEVTQQFAALAARNKTPQRLVVGPWNHTAMRTGHRNVGEVDFGPDSAWGYRIYNRERLRWFDRWLKDQDTGIEKDPPVRMFVMGGGTGAKLPSGHVDHGGRWRAEQTWPLARALDTPFYLHAGGRLSTDAPTDDDASASWTHDPEKPVPTLGGSVAPFLESAPLPPGMAPEYIIPRARMKVFVVDGAMHQRERPDMYGSTAPYPLLSERSDVLVFQSEPLTTPIEVTGQLRVKLWVSSTALDTDFTAKLLDIAPPTVDYPEGFHMNLVDSVLRARFRNGFDREEFMTPGEACEITIVLPPISNLFATGHRIRLDIASSSFPQFDVNPNTGEPLGRHTHTVRAVNTVHLSPERPSRIVLPIVAS, from the coding sequence ATGAGCGAGCGAAACACACACTCCGGCGACGCGGCGTCAGTTCCCATCATCGTTTCGCACGACGTGATGATCCCGATGCGGGACGGCGTTCGCCTCGCAACCGATATCTATCGCCCGGCGCTCCCAAGCGGGGAGCCCGCGCCCGGCCCCTTCCCCGTCATCCTGACGCGGACCTCCTACGACAAATCGAACCCCGTGATGCAGGTGAAACCTGTCGGTGAATTTTTCGCGCGCCATGGCTATGCCGTCGCCGTTCAGGACCTGCGCGGGCGCGGAAATTCCGAAGACGTCGGCAATTATCACCACCGCGCCAACCCGCTCGAAGGCGTTGACGGCTACGACACGATCGAATGGCTCGCCGCGCAGCGCTGGAGCAATGGCCGCGTCGGCATGGTCGGCACGTCCCACAGCGCATCGGTGCAGAATGTCGCGGCGCTGACGCGCCCGCCGCATCTCGCAGCCTGTTGGATCGATTCAAGCCCGACCAGCGCGTTCGATTGGGAAGCGCGCCGCGGCGGCGCCATGGCGATGCAGATGATCCCCGCGCTGTTCGTCCATGCCAGCGACGCGCCGGAAATCCGCGACGACGCGGCCGCGATGGCGCGCGTCGAATGGGGCGGCATGAATCTGCGAGCGTTCCTCAAGAGCATGCCGTTCAAATCAGGCCAGACGCCACTCGCCGCCGCGCCTAATCTCGAGCGCATCCTGTTCCGCTACACCTGCGATGGCGTCTTCAACGAGTTCTGGGCGCAGGAGACGCTGCATTACAAATCGCGCTGGGATCAATTTCCGGACATTCCCGTCGTGCTCTCCACTGGCTGGTACGACCTGTTCACGGAAGAGGTGACGCAGCAATTCGCGGCTCTCGCCGCTCGCAACAAGACGCCGCAACGACTCGTCGTCGGGCCGTGGAACCACACTGCGATGCGCACCGGCCATCGCAATGTCGGCGAGGTGGATTTCGGACCCGACTCCGCCTGGGGTTATCGCATCTACAACCGCGAGAGGTTGCGCTGGTTCGATCGCTGGTTGAAAGACCAGGACACGGGCATCGAGAAGGACCCGCCGGTGCGCATGTTCGTGATGGGCGGGGGCACGGGCGCGAAACTGCCTTCCGGCCATGTCGATCACGGCGGACGATGGCGCGCCGAGCAGACCTGGCCGCTCGCGCGCGCCCTCGATACGCCCTTCTATCTCCACGCCGGCGGGCGGCTTTCGACGGACGCGCCGACCGACGATGACGCCAGCGCGAGCTGGACTCACGACCCGGAAAAGCCCGTGCCGACGCTTGGCGGCAGTGTGGCGCCGTTCCTCGAATCGGCGCCGCTGCCGCCGGGCATGGCGCCGGAATACATTATTCCACGCGCGCGAATGAAAGTGTTCGTCGTCGACGGCGCGATGCATCAGCGCGAGCGGCCGGACATGTATGGTTCGACCGCGCCTTACCCCCTGCTCTCCGAGCGATCTGATGTGCTTGTGTTCCAGAGCGAGCCGCTGACGACGCCGATCGAGGTGACGGGCCAATTACGCGTCAAGTTGTGGGTGTCGTCGACGGCGCTCGACACCGACTTCACCGCCAAGCTTCTCGATATCGCGCCGCCGACCGTCGACTATCCCGAAGGTTTTCACATGAATCTCGTGGACTCGGTGCTGCGCGCCCGGTTTCGAAATGGTTTCGATCGCGAGGAGTTCATGACGCCCGGCGAAGCCTGCGAGATCACGATCGTGCTGCCGCCCATATCAAACCTATTCGCTACCGGCCATCGCATCAGGCTCGATATCGCCTCGTCGAGCTTTCCCCAATTCGACGTCAATCCGAACACGGGCGAACCGCTCGGCCGGCACACGCACACGGTTCGCGCGGTCAATACGGTGCATCTCAGTCCCGAACGGCCGTCCCGCATCGTCCTGCCGATCGTTGCAAGCTGA
- a CDS encoding winged helix DNA-binding protein gives MKANRTDELGAGEAVPQSPASRRLSGFEYQLMTLMFGFQRWVENCMAAADVHGLGALDILVLHAVNHRARGRRLTDICMVLNIDDGYLISYALKKLLAAGLIIAERKGRERHFSTTEEGDRACFAYRGAREAFLVQPFFIGETGQGELDAVAAFLSQMTSTYDQAGRNATVATLDRPKAPPLRTKK, from the coding sequence ATGAAAGCCAACAGAACCGACGAGTTGGGCGCGGGGGAAGCGGTCCCGCAATCTCCGGCCAGCAGGCGGCTGAGCGGATTTGAATATCAGCTCATGACGCTGATGTTCGGGTTCCAGCGCTGGGTGGAGAACTGCATGGCGGCGGCCGACGTCCACGGTCTTGGCGCTCTCGACATCCTCGTTCTTCACGCGGTCAATCATCGCGCCCGGGGCCGACGGCTGACCGATATCTGCATGGTGCTGAATATCGACGACGGCTATCTCATCTCCTACGCCCTCAAGAAGCTGTTGGCGGCGGGCCTTATCATCGCCGAGCGCAAAGGGCGCGAACGTCATTTCAGCACGACGGAGGAGGGTGATCGCGCCTGCTTCGCCTATCGCGGGGCGCGTGAGGCTTTTCTCGTGCAGCCATTTTTTATTGGCGAGACAGGACAAGGAGAGCTGGACGCCGTCGCCGCATTTCTGTCGCAGATGACGTCGACCTACGATCAGGCCGGCCGCAACGCGACGGTCGCAACGCTTGATCGGCCGAAAGCGCCGCCGTTGCGGACGAAGAAATGA
- a CDS encoding GntG family PLP-dependent aldolase, giving the protein MTAPRMAVIDLRSDLLAPPDNALVSEILAALREPAEFELRGDPRQARVEERIARLLGTEDALLFPTCTMANQCALALLTRPGDAVLTQLDAHVLVSEAGGAAAIAGVQIMAAAGDPAALDVEAWRDALSAARSVQAPRVGAIVIENTHNRSGGRIVAHSAVQSIINTARERGVKVHLDGARLFNASVASGVEASELARGFDTIALSLNKGLGGLFGAALAGSHAVIAEALALRQRLGGGMRRMGVFAAAVESCLDNIPRLAEDHRRARFLAEGISARSDIACLEKVETNIVMIKAPPPWRSAEALRDALAAKGVLTLAMPGGRLRMTIHRGIDDAAIHRATEVFASLL; this is encoded by the coding sequence ATGACGGCGCCGCGGATGGCTGTCATCGATCTCCGCAGCGACTTGCTCGCGCCGCCCGACAACGCTCTTGTCTCGGAGATTCTTGCAGCGTTGCGCGAGCCGGCCGAGTTCGAGCTGCGCGGCGATCCCCGGCAGGCGCGCGTGGAAGAGCGCATCGCGCGGCTCCTCGGGACCGAGGATGCGCTTCTGTTTCCGACTTGCACCATGGCGAACCAGTGCGCGCTGGCGCTGCTGACGCGGCCCGGCGACGCCGTGTTGACGCAACTCGACGCGCATGTCCTGGTTTCAGAGGCCGGAGGCGCGGCGGCGATCGCAGGCGTGCAGATCATGGCTGCTGCGGGCGATCCTGCTGCTCTCGATGTCGAGGCGTGGCGCGATGCGCTGTCCGCGGCTCGCAGCGTTCAGGCGCCGCGCGTTGGCGCGATCGTTATCGAGAATACCCACAACCGATCCGGTGGGCGCATCGTCGCGCACAGCGCTGTCCAATCAATCATTAACACGGCGCGCGAGCGAGGCGTGAAAGTCCATCTCGATGGCGCCAGGCTTTTCAATGCGAGCGTCGCGTCGGGCGTCGAGGCTTCGGAATTGGCGCGTGGCTTCGACACGATCGCGCTCAGCCTCAACAAGGGGCTCGGCGGATTGTTCGGCGCGGCGCTTGCGGGTTCTCATGCTGTTATCGCCGAGGCGCTTGCGCTCCGCCAACGGCTTGGCGGCGGCATGCGACGCATGGGCGTTTTTGCGGCGGCCGTCGAGTCATGTCTCGACAACATTCCGCGCCTTGCCGAGGATCATCGCCGCGCGCGATTTCTGGCGGAGGGGATATCGGCTCGCAGCGATATTGCGTGCCTTGAGAAGGTTGAAACGAATATTGTCATGATCAAAGCGCCGCCGCCGTGGCGGTCCGCGGAAGCATTACGCGACGCGCTTGCAGCGAAAGGCGTGCTGACGCTTGCGATGCCGGGTGGCCGCCTGCGCATGACGATTCATCGCGGCATTGACGACGCCGCGATTCACCGCGCGACGGAGGTATTCGCGAGCTTGCTCTGA
- a CDS encoding mandelate racemase/muconate lactonizing enzyme family protein yields the protein MPSPGKAGLPPFRITRIEAAPLFGESPKGGWSAEIRPEDSIHAIIAVHTDQGLTGYGSVFTDGRLVQAALKVLEPLYRNEDALTPERVSEKLHQNSFWMGRGGTLTHTISGIDIALWDILGQATGMSVGRLLGGGLRSRVQPYCSLLMEEPKAMFDLVAQYRAQGFTAFKIGWGPFGRALDVKLDEAIVRAAREAAGDSSKLFVDAGASDALWPHGFKWAKRTAEMLKDFNVGWFEEPVRPDAIDDYWELRRCSPVPIAGCEVLTRRQAFIPWLTRGAIDIVQPDVTKVGGISEQRRIAWMAYDFGVKYIGHGWNTALGVAADLQMASAFPDADLVEFIGGSPYVDGILAEPFALDADGWLSIPDRPGLGVTIDRDKLARYAPDVAPLFQ from the coding sequence ATGCCGTCACCAGGCAAGGCGGGGCTGCCGCCGTTCCGCATCACGCGGATCGAAGCTGCGCCCCTCTTCGGCGAGAGCCCGAAAGGCGGCTGGTCGGCGGAGATCAGGCCCGAGGATTCAATTCACGCGATCATCGCTGTTCACACCGATCAGGGTTTGACTGGCTATGGCAGCGTGTTCACGGACGGCCGCCTCGTGCAAGCCGCGCTCAAGGTGCTGGAGCCGCTTTATCGCAATGAGGACGCGTTGACGCCGGAGCGCGTCAGCGAGAAGCTTCATCAGAACAGTTTCTGGATGGGCCGCGGCGGTACGCTCACGCACACGATCAGCGGCATCGACATCGCGCTCTGGGACATTCTTGGCCAAGCGACGGGTATGAGCGTCGGCCGCCTGCTCGGCGGCGGGCTGCGCTCGCGCGTGCAGCCTTACTGTTCCCTCCTCATGGAGGAGCCAAAGGCGATGTTTGATCTTGTCGCGCAATATCGCGCGCAGGGCTTCACCGCATTCAAGATCGGCTGGGGTCCGTTCGGACGCGCGCTCGACGTGAAGCTCGACGAAGCGATCGTGCGCGCAGCGCGCGAGGCCGCGGGCGACTCTTCGAAACTCTTTGTCGATGCGGGCGCCAGCGACGCGCTCTGGCCGCACGGCTTCAAATGGGCCAAGCGCACCGCCGAGATGCTGAAGGATTTCAACGTCGGCTGGTTCGAGGAGCCGGTGAGGCCGGACGCGATCGACGATTATTGGGAGCTGCGACGATGTTCTCCGGTGCCGATCGCCGGCTGCGAAGTGCTCACCCGTCGTCAGGCCTTCATTCCCTGGCTCACGCGCGGCGCCATCGACATCGTGCAGCCTGACGTCACCAAGGTCGGCGGCATTTCCGAACAGCGTCGCATCGCCTGGATGGCGTATGATTTCGGCGTGAAATATATCGGCCATGGCTGGAATACGGCGCTCGGCGTCGCGGCCGATCTGCAGATGGCTTCCGCCTTCCCGGACGCCGATCTCGTCGAATTTATCGGCGGCAGCCCCTATGTCGACGGCATTCTGGCTGAGCCCTTTGCGCTCGACGCCGATGGCTGGCTGTCGATTCCCGATCGCCCAGGCCTTGGCGTCACGATCGACCGCGACAAGCTCGCCCGCTACGCGCCTGACGTCGCGCCGCTGTTCCAGTAG